tacagccaaatcggataagaattgcgctctcttaaaactgaagaagtcaagacccatgatcggtttatatggcagttatatcaggttatgcaccgattttaataatactcagcacagttgttggaagtgataccaaaacaccatgtgcaaaatttcagtcaaatcggacgagaattgcgccctctggaggctcaagaagtcaagacccaagatcggtttatatggcggtttgTCTCAGCCTCGTTGTGTTATTGAATATTTCAGAGTATCGGAGTCTACATTTTTCGAAATCCGGACCAAAAATACCCTACCTTTCTTAGCACTTatttattgccatggttgggAAAGCTTATTCGTGGCTTCGGTTAAAGCATGGGCACACACAAGACCAAtgtcgaaaattttgtttagttgCAAATTATGGTTAGTATCACATCCGCCATTGAAAACCATCCAACCGTCTGTACTTTTGTATGGAAACTTTGCATCTGTGTGTTGTCTATTACCATTCCATAGCACTTCTTGTCTGAAGATTAGTCTAGATCATCCTTTTCTGTAGAAAATCCGGACATTACAGCTACAGAATTGCAAATCATGGTCTTTACAACATTAATGGGCATCGCTATAGAGAGATCTGttctaaattttctttatttgttcaTTTGCTTCGTATAGTTAAAGACCCTCTTCCGCCGACCTGGCAACAATACCGATTCATGATATGATGATGATACGCATTCCCAACATGAAAGATTGGACGGCTGATGAGGCTGGACTGTGGGAACTCGAACTTTTTGATGGTAAGATGAAGACGGACCGGAAATGAGGGGTTACTCCAATGCACTTGATTCCGACTGGGGCTGCCCAAGTACTCTTATGCGAAGGGCTGAAACCGAAATTCCTGGGAGTGATGGTCAATCGTCGAAACTAAAGATTTATGTGAACAGGGCCTTgagattaaggaacaggggcaaacggtGTGAAATAAGGCCCTAAGCTTTGATACATGAAAAATACCAACGATAATTGGGGCTTTATATCACTTTTTagggttttatttaatttttatcgtGTTTTgcatggtgttctgttttgacttccaacaactgtgctaagtgtggtctaaatcggtctataacctgatatagctctcatataaaccgatctctcgatttgacttcttgagcccctggagaccgcaatttttgtcagatttggctgaaattttgcacatggtgttctgttatgactttcaacaattgtgcctagtgcggttcaaatcggtctataacctggtatagctcccatttaaaccgatctcccgatttgctgccaagtgacttgaggaccttgtttctacttttgactttatcgtagattactgtggcatgtggggagaatgtgtaagagttgtcaaatgtgacgccaagtatatttggccattaatcgggacacagctaccaaccggcggtatatacacattgtatatctctatctcggcaggccaatcccccacctccattccttgagcgatccttacgtagcacattgtaaccgtgacaactgtgcaagctgcaggtgttggtcagctttgtcccctggatcgctgcgaccgatatgctcttccgactcataaaatctacgatctcatcaatcttgccacgcagtccgttgcagtttaactgcaagaacgatacacttcccagCACTgacctggcaatagtagggctagggtgctgtcgttgcataaattgccgtacgggagaggtcggggggtcacatagtccgacgacgaggacgccgaaggcgacgacgaggacgccgaaggctacgacgaggacgccgaaggcgacgacgaggacgccgaaggcgacgacgaggacgccgaaggcgacgacgaggacgccgaaggcgacgacgaggacgccgaaggcgacgacgaggacgccgaaggcgacgacgaggacgccgaaggcgacgacgaggacgccgaaggcgacgacgaggacgccgaaggcgatgacgaggacgccgaaagcgacgacgaggacgccgaaggcgacgcttgtgacccactgctggctatgttcgcacagcacctagcgccatagccagtatgactatactcccgtaccggttacacctcaccgacaccgaccgatgatgaaggcggttctggcaaaccgaacagaaccagggtccggggttcttttcaatcccggcacgaaccagaagcgtacggagaaggcacttcaACTTGAGGTTTCTAAATTCCACCTGTACTTTAGTTCACAATCCACCTATACGTCGAGTTAGAGagattggactcaaatgaacgggAACAGAGATAGAACTCCACACTGATGAACTCCCGGCCTATTTCTATGGAGTTTCAACTTCGCCCATCTATGTCAGAGATGGGAATCGATGACATTTTTTAAGTAGGTGGGGTGATCGTACGTATCGAATACTTTCAATAGGTCCAAAGTCCCAAGAATTGTTCGTACACAGCGCCTTTTTCCATAAATTTCCCATTCgcgtttttaaattgaaaatcgattgcatttaataaacaaaatatcAATGACCCCAAAGAAAATGTGTGCCCAGCTGTACTAGCgtcattttaataaatttccttATAGTATTTTTTTGGTGATAAAATTGTATTTATATTTAAGAAACACTCGTCAACGACCCACGCTTTTCCGTCGCGATTATAAACATCTTAAAAAACCCAATAAAAACGACGTTGACTCTTTTTTTCTTGGGATTTCTTTTTGAGAAATTTACATTAAACTAACACTGATAACGTCGATTATAAGGCAGACAGAGGTTTCAACGAAACTGAACCCAAGAAACCCAGCTATTCCTCGTTATCTTGGCATGATTATTGTCGCTTTTTTTTGCTCGCCTGACCCTTGCGTGTATATGATTTGTATGAACATAAACATCTCAACTTTTATTCAAGCCATCCAGCTCAGATtattatttattacagttttctATTTGCAGTGACTAAGGTGGCGCCTTATCGCCCTTAGTGCTACCCCTTTACCATCTCTAAGACAATGTCCCATGCGAATGTTTTAATAATTGTAGTCATTTCTCCTGTGTTGTTGTCTATTCTaggaccccttatcggcagccGTCACATACAATGCTTCCTGTGCTTTTGTTGCCTCTCACTGTGCTATGCGCTGAGAGTAAATTTGAGTGTGGCCATTGTGGCCATGACAGCCAACAATAACTCAACGgaagacgatgatgatgataatgatttcGAGGTAAGATCCAAGGgtttctaataaaaaaaaaaaactttgcacatattttcATGTATGCctgttttttttcgtttctagACTTTCGATTGGGATGCTGGCACCCGTTCCTATCTGCTGAGCAGCTTCTTTTGGGGCTACATAGTTACCCAGATACCAGGTGGTCATATAGCCCAGAAATATGGTGCCAAAACCCTGCTGCTTATTGGTGTTACACTGTGCTCTTTACTTACCCTCTTAACGCCTTTGGCAGCCGACATAGGTGGCTGGCAGCTGCTGTTTGCGTTGCGTGTCGTCCAGGGTCTGTTACAGGGCGCCGTTCATCCTGCCACCCATGCCATGTTGGCCAAATGGGCCCCCGTGGAGGAACGTGGTACTTTGGGCACCTTCTGCTATTCGGGCTCACAATTTGGCACTGTTGTCATGCTGGCCGTTAGTGGTTACATAGCCGATTCTGCAGCCGGCTGGCCCGGAATTTTCTACATCTCAGGAGCCATGGGTTTTGTGTGGGCCATTTGTTGGTTTTTCTTTGCCGCCAGTACGCCAGCGGAACACAAAAGCATCTCGCCCGAAGAAAAGAAAATGATTGAAAACTCTTTGGGTCAAGTGGATAGTACGCCCAAGGTTAATGCCCCCACACCCTGGGGAAAGATCTTCACATCGCCTCCCTTCATTTCTTTGATAATTGTGCACTGCACTCACATGTGGGGCTTTTGGACGTTGCTGACTCAAATTCCCAGCTATATGAAGGACATCATGGGTGTCGATATTAAGAACAGTGCTTTGTTGTCCTCGCTGCCGTATGCCGTTATGCTGTTGCTGTCATTCTTCTTCATATATCTGTCAAAGCTTTTGGCCAAAAAGGAAAGCATTTCCTTATCGTTTAGCCGTAAATTCTTCAATTCCATTGGTCATTGGATTCCGATGATTTCACTAATCGCCTTGGGCTATGTTGACAAGGATCACGCTACACTTGCTGTGATTTTGCTTACGCTGACGGTGGGCATTAGTGCAGCCACATATTTGGGCTTCCAGGTGAATCACATTGATTTGTCACCCAACTATGCGGGCACTCTGATGGGCATTACAAATGGTTCGGCGAATGTGATGAGTGCCTTGGCGCCCCTGGCCGTGGGAATGGTGGTAACAGATGTGGTGAGTATTAAACGAACACAAAACGAATTACGCCAATGGATTAGCCTGAAAATAAGAgaaattgatttaaaaaagtatattctgAAAAAATAAGTCATCTGGATATTGTAGAGGTCGAATTTAGTCAAGCTCCAGTAAATGAgcaagctaaagggtgatttttttgaggttaggattttcatgcattagtatttgacagatcacgtgggatttcagacatggtgtcaaagagaaagaagctcagtatgctttgacatttcatcatgaatagacttactaacgagcaacgcttgcaaatcattgaattttattaccaaaatcagtgttcggttcgaaatgtgctcgctctgcgccacgccgttcggacacgg
The genomic region above belongs to Stomoxys calcitrans chromosome 5, idStoCalc2.1, whole genome shotgun sequence and contains:
- the LOC106089160 gene encoding putative inorganic phosphate cotransporter, with amino-acid sequence MSQPKTNLVKNRRYDQGPLIGSRHIQCFLCFCCLSLCYALRVNLSVAIVAMTANNNSTEDDDDDNDFETFDWDAGTRSYLLSSFFWGYIVTQIPGGHIAQKYGAKTLLLIGVTLCSLLTLLTPLAADIGGWQLLFALRVVQGLLQGAVHPATHAMLAKWAPVEERGTLGTFCYSGSQFGTVVMLAVSGYIADSAAGWPGIFYISGAMGFVWAICWFFFAASTPAEHKSISPEEKKMIENSLGQVDSTPKVNAPTPWGKIFTSPPFISLIIVHCTHMWGFWTLLTQIPSYMKDIMGVDIKNSALLSSLPYAVMLLLSFFFIYLSKLLAKKESISLSFSRKFFNSIGHWIPMISLIALGYVDKDHATLAVILLTLTVGISAATYLGFQVNHIDLSPNYAGTLMGITNGSANVMSALAPLAVGMVVTDVTNVMQWRMVFFIAAGFYFIGNLLFVILGKTNVQSWNSPEDALAKRLSVIDPETPALLTNGEVKPVIVKENGSPQ